From Brassica oleracea var. oleracea cultivar TO1000 chromosome C3, BOL, whole genome shotgun sequence, a single genomic window includes:
- the LOC106331416 gene encoding uncharacterized protein LOC106331416, with translation MEFTLATSSFMGTKVIPATLFCRRARAASLTVTASSTKIYTRLDSCLVIPPPPIFKKPRAIIKFLGGAFVGAVPELTYSYLKELLAKEGYLIVSVPYNVTFDHEQAAKQVYQRFNSCLDAIVLSGVPNANLNPQDLSNLPVFSVGHSNGALLQVLTGSYFSDKIPKVNAIISFNNKSATEAVPYFEQLGPLIQQMMPVVEASPLYEIARNASGDGLKALLDTAGKTILNNDQEALKSFTNLVDQLPSVFGEVGQGVSEFRPSPLENRTCFKCSYSVPHTLLVQFNSDAIDETDLLEETLRPRIESFGGTLEKVRLNGNHLTPCIQDPKWQIGSVYTPADAVAQALKTIPLRDTRVLSRTIVDWFTRFEN, from the exons ATGGAGTTTACCTTAGCGACATCTAGTTTCATGGGTACCAAAGTGATCCCCGCCACTCTGTTTTGCAGACGAGCTCGAGCAGCGTCTCTCACCGTCACCGCAAGTAGCACTAAGATTTACACGAGGCTCGACTCTTGTCTCGTGATTCCTCCTCCCCCCATTTTTAAGAAACCGCGTGCCATTATCAAGTTCTTGGGAGGCGCCTTCGTCGGAGCTGTCCCTGAACTCACCTACAG TTACCTCAAGGAGCTACTGGCTAAAGAAGGGTATTTGATTGTATCTGTGCCATACAACGTCACTTTTGATCATGAACAAGCTGCCAAGCAGGTTTACCAGAGGTTCAACTCCTGCTTGGACGCGATTGTCTTATCTGGAGTTCCAAATGCCAATTTGAACCCTCAAGATCTATCTAACCTTCCTGTTTTCTCTGTTGGTCACAG TAACGGTGCGCTGCTCCAAGTTTTGACCGGAAGTTATTTTTCTGACAAGATACCAAAG GTTAATGCCATCATTTCATTCAACAACAAATCAGCCACAGAGGCAGTTCCATATTTTGAGCAG CTTGGTCCTCTCATCCAGCAGATGATGCCAGTCGTGGAAGCTTCTCCATTATATGAAATAGCTCGAAATGCTTCAG GTGATGGCTTGAAAGCACTACTCGATACCGCTGGGAAAACGATTCTGAACAATGATCAAGAAGCTCTTAAGTCATTTACTAATTTGGTGGATCAATTGCCCTCAGTATTTGGTGAG GTTGGACAAGGGGTGTCGGAATTCAGACCATCACCACTTGAGAATCGTACTTGCTTCAAATGCTCCTACAGCGTTCCGCACACTTTACTG GTACAATTCAACTCTGATGCAATCGACGAGACTGATTTACTGGAAGAAACCCTGAGGCCTCGGATAGAATCTTTTGGTGGTACACTTGAAAAGGTTCGGCTGAACGGGAACCATCTCACACCTTGCATACAG GACCCCAAATGGCAAATTGGGTCTGTTTACACGCCAGCAGACGCTGTGGCTCAGGCGCTAAAGACAATACCTCTGAGGGACACCCGTGTTCTTTCAAGGACAATCGTCGATTGGTTTACAAGGTTTGAGAATTGA